One part of the Rhizobium indicum genome encodes these proteins:
- a CDS encoding type II toxin-antitoxin system PemK/MazF family toxin, producing the protein MSREFRPGEIISYPYLWAWQQQRGETEGRKQRPVCVVIAIRNAADGNTHLALLAITTQPPQTGRIALEIPEIERKRAGLNDLKQCWIMVDEYNYDIVERSWYIEPDQDILGRFSKPFMVKIARLFAEARGRTGRVSRLD; encoded by the coding sequence ATGAGCCGTGAATTCCGCCCCGGCGAGATCATCTCCTATCCGTACCTCTGGGCCTGGCAGCAGCAGCGCGGTGAGACCGAAGGCCGCAAGCAGCGTCCCGTCTGCGTCGTCATCGCCATCCGCAATGCCGCCGACGGAAACACGCATCTGGCGCTTCTCGCCATCACCACGCAGCCGCCACAGACGGGACGCATCGCTCTGGAGATCCCGGAGATCGAGCGCAAGCGTGCGGGCTTAAACGATCTAAAGCAGTGCTGGATCATGGTCGACGAATACAATTACGATATCGTCGAGCGCTCCTGGTACATTGAGCCCGATCAGGACATCCTCGGCCGCTTCAGCAAACCCTTCATGGTGAAGATCGCCAGACTGTTTGCCGAGGCGCGCGGCCGAACCGGCCGGGTCAGCCGCCTCGACTAA